A window of Flavobacterium psychrophilum genomic DNA:
ATATACCCCTTCTTCCAGTACAGGAAAATGAGAAAATGTATAGTCTGCAAACAGGTCCTGTGCATCGGCAGCGGTGTCTGTTATTCGTAAAGGCTTAATGTCGTTGTTGATGAAATCGGTAATTTCTGTCATGGAGCAATCGTAAATATATTATGCAAAATAATCAAAAATAAGCACACTGTCCCTTTTTAACTTTGTATTTTTGTGTGAAAATGCACACTTAACAAAGATATGGCAAAATTAAGCGTAAACATAAATAAAATAGCTACCCTTAGGAATTCAAGAGGGGGCGATGTTCCTAATCTACTAAAGGTTGCTGCCGATGTTCAGAAATTTGGAGCAGAAGGCGTAACCATACATCCAAGGCCCGATGAAAGGCATATACGCTATCAGGATGCCCGCGACCTGGTGCCGGTTGTATATACAGAATATAATATTGAAGGTAACCCCGTAACTAAGTTTATCGACCTGGTTTTGGAAACCAAACCAACACAGGTTACATTGGTTCCAGATGCAGACGATGCTATAACATCTAACGCTGGCTGGGATACTATAAAACATAAAAGTTTTTTACAGGAAGTTATTGCCGAGTTTCAACGTAATGGTATCCGTACTTCTATTTTTGTTGATCCTGTTTTAGGGATGATAGAAGGTGCAAAGGAAACCGGAGCAGACAGGATCGAACTTTACACCGAGGCTTTTGCTCACGATTATGGTTTGGGTAACCTTGACGGTATCAAGCCTTATGTGGCTGCTGCCGAATTATCCAACAATCTTGGTTTGGGTATTAATGCAGGTCACGACCTTAGTCTTGATAATATTAAGTTCTTTAAAGAGAATATTCCAGGTTTATTGGAGGTGTCTATCGGGCATGCACTTATTGCAGAGTCATTATACCTTGGGCTGGAAAATGTGGTGAATATGTATCTTCAACGATTAAAATAATATGCAGTTACATTCTACTATACAGGGAGAGGGCAAACCGCTTCTTATTATTCACGGTTATTTAGGAATGAGCGATAACTGGAAAACACTGGCAGGGCAATATGTTGCTGCGGGTTTCCAAACGCATGCGCTCGATATGCGTAACCACGGAAAGAGTTTTCATTCGGATGAGTTTACGTATGATGCTATGGCGCAGGATCTTGTGAAATACATCAATTTTCATAACCTGAAAAAGGTAGATGTTATTGGGCATTCTATGGGTGGTAAGGCCGCTATGTTTTTTGCTGTAAAACATCCTGAACTATTAAATAAGCTTGTGGTTGCAGATATTGGCCCTAAATATTACAGGCCGCACCACCAGGATATCATGGAGGGGCTTAATGCGGTAGATTTTTCTGTTCATACCGATAGGGCTGCTGTGGAAGCTGCCATAGAACAACACGTGCCCGATTTTGGTACGCGCCAGTTTTTAATGAAGAATGTATATTGGGTAGAACCGGGAAAACAGCTAGGTTTCCGATTCAATCTGGACGTGTTTAACAATATGATCGATTCTATTGGTGAGGCGCTTCCGGAAGGAACAACGTTTAATGGGCCGACACTTTTTCTGAGGGGAGATAAATCTAATTATATAAAAGATGCCGATTTCGATTTAATAAAATCGCATTTTCCTCACGCAGAAATAAAAGAGATTAAAAATTCAGGACACTGGCTTCATGCCGAAAATCCAAAAGACTTTTTAGCAGAAACGCTTGAGTTTTTGAACGAAAACTAAATTTCTTGTTATGCTATGTTTGTAGATAATAAGAAAAAAAACTGTCGATAGGTCTAGCGTTAAATAAAACACACCCCTAGCCCCTCTCAAGAGGGGAACTACTCAAACCGACTTACTTTTACGTCTGAGGGAAGCTGGTTCCCCTCTTGAGAGGGGCTAGGGGTGTGTCTATAGTATATTGACCACTGTAAACTGATTACTGTTTCTTCCCCTTTGCCTTCGTTGTTTTAGATTTCTCTTCCTTGTCCTTTTTCTCTTTTTTATTATCGGCAATTTTAACCACGGCTTTTGGCAGTACAGATTGTTTTAATCCCTGCTCAACAAAACGCCAAAGGAAATTAAAGATTGATTTATGCTGAATCCTGTCGACCGCTACGTTAGTCTGTTTTAGTTTATCGTCGGTGTCGTTCTTAACCACCAGATTGGCTACAGCACTAACGATCTTATTTTCTTTTTTACCGTCTTTCTTAAGTATGTCAACTTTTAGGTCGTCATAATTTATCGCGAAAGTTCCCTTGCCATTTCTGGCATTACCGTTCATGTTGAATTTCACTTCTTTAATGTTGCCATCAGTTCGGGCATTCATCAGCGGTCTGGTTATAGGGTCTATCCGTTCGCTGTCAATATTCTGCAGGTGGCCCATAATGCTAAAGGCGTCACTCTCTTCCGGAATATTAAACGACCATGTAACCCTTAATGGGGACGACTTCATAAAGATGCATTTCACAT
This region includes:
- a CDS encoding alpha/beta hydrolase, with translation MQLHSTIQGEGKPLLIIHGYLGMSDNWKTLAGQYVAAGFQTHALDMRNHGKSFHSDEFTYDAMAQDLVKYINFHNLKKVDVIGHSMGGKAAMFFAVKHPELLNKLVVADIGPKYYRPHHQDIMEGLNAVDFSVHTDRAAVEAAIEQHVPDFGTRQFLMKNVYWVEPGKQLGFRFNLDVFNNMIDSIGEALPEGTTFNGPTLFLRGDKSNYIKDADFDLIKSHFPHAEIKEIKNSGHWLHAENPKDFLAETLEFLNEN
- a CDS encoding pyridoxamine 5'-phosphate oxidase, whose product is MAKLSVNINKIATLRNSRGGDVPNLLKVAADVQKFGAEGVTIHPRPDERHIRYQDARDLVPVVYTEYNIEGNPVTKFIDLVLETKPTQVTLVPDADDAITSNAGWDTIKHKSFLQEVIAEFQRNGIRTSIFVDPVLGMIEGAKETGADRIELYTEAFAHDYGLGNLDGIKPYVAAAELSNNLGLGINAGHDLSLDNIKFFKENIPGLLEVSIGHALIAESLYLGLENVVNMYLQRLK